In Sphingopyxis sp. FD7, a single window of DNA contains:
- a CDS encoding SufE family protein, whose translation MRSLSDIFDEYDFLDGDDRYRLLIELGRELEPMPDALKTDATLVRGCSASVWVYPVPRDDGRLHFLADSNAAITKGIVALVLAAVQDRPAAEVAGMDIAAALAPFDLTRQLSSNRTQGVPNMIALVQDTARRLAAG comes from the coding sequence ATGCGCAGCCTCTCCGACATTTTCGACGAATATGACTTTCTCGACGGCGACGATCGCTATCGCCTGCTGATCGAACTCGGCCGCGAGCTGGAGCCGATGCCCGATGCATTGAAGACCGACGCGACGCTGGTGCGCGGATGCAGCGCAAGCGTCTGGGTCTATCCGGTGCCGCGGGACGATGGCCGCCTGCATTTCCTCGCCGACAGCAACGCCGCGATCACCAAGGGCATCGTCGCGCTCGTCCTCGCCGCGGTGCAGGACCGGCCCGCCGCCGAGGTCGCCGGCATGGACATCGCCGCCGCGCTCGCGCCCTTCGACCTGACGCGCCAACTCTCGTCGAACCGCACGCAGGGCGTGCCGAACATGATCGCGCTGGTTCAGGACACCGCCCGCCGCCTCGCCGCGGGCTGA
- the pspC gene encoding envelope stress response membrane protein PspC: MSASRTKFYLDKQNAKWSGVCAGIADYSGIDVLWVRVGAVLLTLMGGFPWTLIAYWMVAWMGTPKPFALYGSQEEARFWQGVRSNPAASTRDIKSRFRDIDRRLADIELYYTSHNRRLAEEIDALR, translated from the coding sequence ATGTCTGCCAGCCGCACCAAATTCTATCTCGACAAGCAGAACGCCAAATGGAGCGGCGTGTGCGCGGGGATCGCGGACTATAGCGGGATCGACGTGCTCTGGGTCCGCGTCGGAGCGGTGCTGCTCACGTTGATGGGCGGCTTTCCCTGGACGCTGATCGCATACTGGATGGTCGCCTGGATGGGCACGCCCAAACCCTTCGCGCTCTACGGCTCGCAGGAAGAAGCCAGGTTCTGGCAGGGGGTGCGCAGCAACCCCGCGGCGTCCACCCGCGACATCAAGTCGCGCTTTCGCGACATCGACCGTCGGCTCGCCGACATTGAACTTTACTACACCAGCCATAATCGCCGCCTCGCCGAAGAAATCGACGCCCTTCGTTAA
- the pspB gene encoding envelope stress response membrane protein PspB yields the protein MEEVIIVPIVIGTLFLGLPWLILHYITKWKQAKTLTGEDEQLLDELYDTARRLENRLHTVERIISADHPDFRPAVRSDEELAQLENINRRN from the coding sequence ATGGAAGAAGTCATCATCGTCCCGATCGTCATCGGAACGCTCTTCCTCGGTCTGCCCTGGCTGATCCTCCACTATATCACCAAGTGGAAACAGGCCAAGACGCTGACCGGAGAAGACGAACAGCTGCTCGACGAACTTTACGATACGGCCAGACGGCTCGAGAACCGTCTTCATACCGTCGAACGCATCATCAGCGCCGACCATCCTGACTTCCGCCCCGCGGTTCGCAGCGATGAAGAGCTGGCGCAGCTTGAAAACATAAACCGGAGGAACTGA
- the pspA gene encoding phage shock protein PspA produces MGIFSRTRDIIAANVTDLLDRAEDPEKMIRQIIFEMNETLVEVRASAARTIADQKEMRRHIAKLESLQDSWKEKAELALSKDREDLATAALVEKQKAADMAERLKAEIAVLDDALTGYEADIAKLQKKLSEARARQSSIVNRLESAENRYRLREMTNGDRVEDAFSRFEILERRVDEAEGRADALGLGYKKSLDEEIAELQAADKVADELAALKAAQGKK; encoded by the coding sequence ATGGGTATTTTTTCACGAACCCGCGACATCATCGCCGCCAACGTCACCGACCTGCTTGACCGGGCCGAAGACCCCGAAAAGATGATCCGCCAGATCATCTTCGAGATGAACGAAACGCTCGTCGAAGTCCGCGCCTCCGCCGCCCGCACCATCGCGGACCAGAAGGAGATGCGCCGCCACATCGCCAAGCTCGAAAGCCTGCAGGACAGCTGGAAGGAAAAGGCCGAACTCGCGCTGTCGAAGGACCGCGAAGATCTCGCCACCGCCGCGCTTGTCGAAAAGCAGAAGGCCGCAGACATGGCCGAACGCCTGAAAGCCGAGATCGCCGTCCTCGACGACGCGCTGACCGGCTATGAGGCCGACATCGCCAAGCTGCAGAAAAAGCTCTCCGAAGCGCGCGCGCGCCAGTCGAGCATCGTCAACCGCCTCGAAAGCGCCGAAAATCGCTATCGTCTTCGCGAAATGACCAACGGCGACCGGGTCGAAGACGCTTTCTCGCGCTTCGAAATCCTCGAACGCCGCGTCGACGAAGCCGAAGGGCGTGCCGATGCACTGGGTCTCGGCTACAAAAAGTCGCTCGACGAAGAGATTGCCGAGCTTCAGGCCGCCGACAAGGTCGCCGACGAGCTCGCCGCGCTGAAGGCCGCGCAGGGCAAGAAATAA
- the pspF gene encoding phage shock protein operon transcriptional activator, translated as MERETQFIGQSAAFQDAVDRASQAALLDRPVLVIGERGTGKELIAERLHRLSTRWDRPYVIMNCAAMPETLIESELFGHEAGAFTGATRSRAGRFEEADGGTLFLDELATMSMGAQERLLRAVEYGEVTRVGSSRPIRVDVRIVAATNEHLPALVEDNRFRADLLDRLSFEVITLPPLRAREGDIEVLATYFGQRMAAVVGWDEWPGFGPRALAAMEGYDWPGNVRELRNVIERAVYRWGDPTKPIDALSFDPFASPWQPTSRSTKAEPASGAASGTAAAPAAAAPPPPGQVNDLRAAVDSYEKAILADTMARCRYNQKVAAEALGLSYDQIRHALKKHGLNQ; from the coding sequence ATGGAGCGCGAAACGCAATTCATCGGCCAGTCGGCCGCCTTTCAGGACGCGGTCGATCGCGCGAGCCAGGCGGCGCTGCTCGACCGCCCGGTGCTGGTAATTGGCGAGCGCGGGACGGGCAAGGAGCTGATCGCCGAGCGGCTGCATCGCCTGTCGACGCGCTGGGATCGCCCCTATGTCATCATGAACTGCGCCGCGATGCCCGAAACGCTGATCGAGAGCGAGTTGTTCGGACATGAGGCGGGCGCCTTCACCGGCGCGACCCGCAGCCGCGCGGGACGGTTCGAGGAAGCCGACGGCGGCACGCTCTTTCTCGACGAGCTGGCGACGATGTCGATGGGGGCGCAGGAGCGCCTGCTGCGCGCGGTCGAATATGGCGAGGTCACGCGCGTCGGATCGTCGCGCCCGATCCGCGTCGATGTGCGCATCGTCGCGGCGACCAACGAGCATTTGCCGGCGCTGGTCGAGGACAACCGGTTCCGCGCCGACCTGCTCGACCGGCTGTCGTTCGAGGTCATCACCCTGCCCCCGCTGCGCGCGCGCGAGGGCGATATCGAAGTGCTCGCGACCTATTTCGGGCAGCGCATGGCGGCTGTCGTCGGCTGGGACGAATGGCCGGGATTCGGCCCGCGCGCCCTCGCGGCGATGGAAGGATATGACTGGCCGGGCAATGTCCGCGAACTCAGGAATGTCATCGAGCGCGCCGTCTATCGCTGGGGCGACCCGACGAAACCGATCGACGCGCTGAGCTTTGACCCTTTCGCGAGCCCCTGGCAACCCACGTCGCGGTCGACGAAGGCCGAGCCGGCCAGCGGCGCCGCGTCCGGGACCGCCGCCGCGCCCGCCGCCGCCGCGCCGCCGCCGCCGGGCCAGGTCAACGACCTGCGCGCCGCGGTGGACAGCTATGAAAAGGCGATCCTCGCCGACACGATGGCGCGATGCCGCTATAACCAGAAGGTCGCGGCCGAGGCGCTCGGCCTCAGTTATGACCAGATTCGCCATGCGCTGAAAAAGCACGGGCTGAATCAATGA
- a CDS encoding precorrin-2 dehydrogenase/sirohydrochlorin ferrochelatase family protein, with the protein MHQLPIFLNLAGRTVVLVGEGEAADAKARLIERAGGRIVPAWEQGATIAFVALDDEAEARAAADALRAHGLLVNVVDRPELCDFTTPAIVDRAPVTIAIGTGGASAGLAKAVRQRIEALLPARLGDLARALHAARAAMKARWPAAADRRRAIDAALASGGALDPLDGDAADRVASWLEGESDAPQSRLETIRLTSADPDQLTLRAARLLGEADHIFHPPDTPAAILARARADAARHIAAAPPQDPPGGLSLWLDMRAWSAFGFD; encoded by the coding sequence ATGCATCAACTCCCCATCTTCCTGAACCTTGCAGGCCGCACCGTCGTGCTGGTCGGCGAAGGGGAGGCCGCCGACGCCAAAGCGCGGCTGATCGAGCGGGCAGGGGGACGCATCGTCCCGGCATGGGAGCAAGGCGCGACTATCGCCTTCGTCGCGCTCGACGATGAAGCCGAAGCGCGCGCCGCCGCCGATGCGCTCCGCGCCCACGGCCTGCTCGTCAATGTCGTCGATCGCCCGGAGCTTTGCGATTTCACCACCCCCGCGATCGTCGACCGCGCCCCCGTGACCATCGCCATCGGCACCGGTGGCGCGTCGGCGGGGCTTGCGAAAGCGGTGCGCCAACGCATCGAAGCGCTGCTGCCGGCGCGGCTCGGCGACCTTGCACGCGCGCTCCACGCAGCGCGCGCCGCGATGAAGGCGCGCTGGCCCGCCGCCGCCGACCGCCGCCGCGCGATCGACGCCGCGCTGGCCAGTGGCGGCGCGCTCGACCCGCTCGACGGCGATGCGGCGGACCGGGTGGCAAGCTGGCTGGAAGGCGAAAGCGATGCGCCGCAATCGCGCCTCGAAACCATCCGCCTGACGAGCGCCGACCCCGACCAGCTGACCCTGCGCGCGGCCCGCCTGCTGGGGGAGGCCGACCATATCTTTCATCCGCCGGACACCCCCGCCGCGATCCTTGCCCGCGCCCGCGCCGACGCGGCGCGTCACATCGCCGCCGCACCGCCACAGGATCCACCGGGCGGCCTGTCCTTGTGGCTGGACATGCGCGCCTGGAGTGCGTTCGGTTTTGATTGA
- the lysA gene encoding diaminopimelate decarboxylase translates to MDHFEYRDGVLHAEDIPLPQIAEEIGTPVYVYSRATLERHAQVFADALKDIPKKHIAFAIKCNPNLGVLRVLARQGYGADVVSGGELERALAAGMAAEDIVFSGVGKTRAELALGLDRGIGQFNIEHEPEGVALSEIAVGKETTARAVLRVNPDVDAGTHAKISTGKAENKFGVGIDAAPAIFDRLSALPGLKMRGVALHIGSQLTSLDPLEAAFARVGRLVAELRAAGHSITHVDLGGGLGVPYRPEDNPPTPAEYGAMVARVTKDWDVTLMFEPGRVIAGNTGVLLTEVLWVKPGAVSPFVIVDAAMNDLARPALYDAYHDFVAVRPTGEKMTASIVGPVCETGDTFARDRVIDKVAAGDLAAFRTAGAYGATMASTYNSRSLVPEVLVDGDRYVTVADRIAAGTIMAAERVPDWID, encoded by the coding sequence ATGGATCATTTTGAATATCGTGACGGCGTCCTCCACGCCGAAGACATCCCGCTGCCGCAAATTGCCGAGGAGATCGGCACCCCCGTCTATGTCTATTCGCGCGCGACGCTCGAACGCCATGCACAGGTGTTCGCCGACGCGCTCAAGGATATTCCGAAAAAGCACATCGCCTTCGCGATCAAGTGCAACCCCAATCTCGGCGTGCTGCGTGTCCTCGCGCGGCAGGGTTATGGCGCCGACGTCGTTTCGGGCGGCGAGCTCGAACGTGCGCTCGCCGCGGGCATGGCGGCCGAGGACATCGTCTTTTCGGGCGTCGGCAAGACGCGCGCCGAACTGGCGCTCGGCCTCGACCGCGGCATCGGGCAGTTCAATATCGAGCACGAGCCCGAAGGCGTCGCGCTGTCCGAAATCGCGGTGGGGAAGGAGACGACCGCGCGCGCCGTGCTGCGCGTCAATCCCGACGTCGACGCCGGCACGCACGCCAAGATTTCGACCGGCAAGGCCGAAAACAAGTTCGGCGTCGGCATCGATGCCGCGCCCGCGATCTTCGACCGGCTTTCGGCGCTGCCGGGGCTCAAGATGCGTGGGGTGGCGCTCCATATCGGCAGCCAGCTCACCAGCCTCGATCCGCTCGAGGCCGCGTTCGCGCGCGTCGGCCGCCTCGTCGCCGAGCTGCGCGCCGCGGGGCACAGCATCACCCATGTCGATCTCGGCGGCGGCCTCGGCGTGCCCTATCGGCCCGAGGATAATCCCCCGACCCCCGCCGAATATGGCGCGATGGTCGCGCGCGTGACAAAGGATTGGGACGTCACCCTGATGTTCGAGCCCGGCCGCGTCATCGCGGGCAACACCGGGGTGCTCTTGACCGAAGTGCTGTGGGTCAAGCCAGGCGCGGTAAGCCCCTTCGTCATCGTCGACGCCGCGATGAACGATCTCGCGCGCCCGGCGCTCTACGATGCGTATCACGACTTCGTCGCGGTCCGGCCCACGGGCGAAAAAATGACCGCGTCGATCGTCGGCCCGGTGTGCGAGACGGGCGATACCTTCGCGCGCGACCGGGTGATCGACAAGGTGGCGGCGGGCGATCTCGCCGCCTTCCGCACCGCGGGCGCCTATGGCGCGACGATGGCGTCGACCTACAACAGCCGCAGCCTCGTCCCCGAAGTGCTCGTCGACGGCGACCGCTACGTCACCGTCGCCGACCGCATCGCCGCGGGTACGATCATGGCGGCGGAGCGCGTGCCGGATTGGATCGACTGA
- the argH gene encoding argininosuccinate lyase: MWGGRFGGGPAAIMQEINASIPIDKRLWEEDIAASRAHAAMLGSTDIISAQDAAAIDRGLAQIAEEFAANGVPVDLSLEDIHMTVEARLKELIGEAAGRLHTARSRNDQVATDFRLWTRAACDRIDAGLAVLQSALLARAEEHADSIMPGFTHLQVAQPVTLGHHLLAYVEMFGRDRSRFADARRRLNESPLGAAALAGTSFPVDRHATAAALGFDRPMANSIDAVSDRDFALEFCAAASIAALHLSRLAEEIVIWASQPFGFVALPDAWSTGSSIMPQKRNPDAAELVRGRAGLLLGAFQRLSVIVKGLPLTYSKDLQDDKEVLFGAFDALALSLAAMTGMVETLTFRADRMRALAASGYSTATDLADWLVREAGLPFREAHHVVGACVKRAEELGVELPALPAADAAAIHAAVTPDVLAALTVEASVASRTSYGGTAPERVRQAIAAARAALQGQD, translated from the coding sequence ATGTGGGGCGGCCGCTTCGGTGGCGGGCCTGCGGCGATCATGCAAGAGATTAATGCCTCGATCCCGATCGACAAGCGCCTTTGGGAAGAGGATATCGCCGCCAGCCGTGCGCACGCCGCGATGCTCGGTTCCACCGACATCATCTCCGCACAGGATGCCGCGGCGATCGACCGCGGCCTTGCCCAGATCGCCGAAGAGTTCGCCGCGAACGGCGTTCCCGTCGACCTCAGCCTCGAGGACATCCACATGACCGTCGAGGCGCGGCTGAAGGAGCTGATCGGCGAAGCCGCCGGGCGGCTCCACACCGCGCGCTCGCGCAACGATCAGGTTGCCACCGATTTCCGCCTGTGGACGCGCGCCGCGTGCGATCGCATCGACGCCGGGCTCGCCGTGCTCCAGTCGGCCTTGCTTGCCCGCGCCGAAGAGCACGCCGACAGCATCATGCCCGGCTTCACGCATCTTCAGGTCGCGCAGCCGGTAACGCTCGGCCACCATCTGCTCGCCTATGTCGAGATGTTCGGCCGCGACCGCTCGCGCTTCGCCGACGCGCGCCGTCGTCTCAACGAATCGCCGCTCGGCGCAGCGGCGCTCGCGGGGACCAGCTTCCCGGTCGATCGCCATGCCACCGCCGCGGCACTCGGCTTCGACCGCCCGATGGCGAACAGCATCGACGCCGTGTCGGACCGCGACTTCGCGCTCGAGTTCTGCGCCGCCGCATCAATCGCCGCACTGCACCTGTCGCGTCTCGCCGAAGAAATCGTCATCTGGGCCAGCCAGCCCTTCGGTTTCGTCGCGCTGCCCGATGCCTGGTCGACGGGCAGTTCGATCATGCCGCAAAAGCGCAATCCCGACGCCGCCGAACTGGTGCGCGGGCGCGCGGGCCTGCTGCTCGGCGCCTTCCAGCGGCTCAGCGTGATCGTGAAGGGGCTGCCGCTCACTTACTCGAAGGATTTGCAGGACGACAAGGAGGTGCTGTTCGGCGCGTTCGATGCGCTCGCGCTGTCGCTCGCGGCGATGACCGGCATGGTCGAAACCTTGACCTTCCGCGCCGACCGGATGCGCGCGCTCGCCGCGTCGGGCTATTCGACCGCGACCGACCTTGCCGACTGGCTGGTCCGCGAGGCGGGGCTGCCCTTCCGCGAGGCGCATCATGTCGTCGGCGCCTGCGTCAAGCGCGCCGAGGAACTCGGCGTCGAACTGCCCGCGCTGCCCGCCGCCGACGCGGCGGCGATCCATGCCGCGGTGACCCCCGACGTGCTCGCCGCGCTGACGGTCGAGGCGTCGGTCGCCAGCCGCACCAGCTATGGCGGAACCGCACCCGAACGGGTAAGGCAGGCCATCGCCGCGGCGCGCGCCGCACTCCAGGGACAGGATTAA
- a CDS encoding TlpA family protein disulfide reductase, giving the protein MLLLSGVFAIRRVPNPSLLILGLLLAGSVAGCDREKAGGGQAAQGQANVSAGQAKGVGAFEYMIDRSHKGKAAPTARFTGPDDAPVTLADFRGRPLLVNLWATWCGPCVAEMPTLDALAAARGESMNVIAVAQDLQGAEVVDPWFQKAGLKALQPYLDPENGLLDAVNSALPTSIYYDADGREIWRVIGAIDWQGEEAKALLAEAR; this is encoded by the coding sequence ATGCTGCTCTTGTCCGGAGTATTCGCCATCCGCCGCGTTCCAAATCCGTCGCTGTTGATCCTCGGCCTGTTGCTGGCCGGATCGGTCGCGGGCTGCGATAGGGAAAAGGCGGGCGGCGGGCAAGCCGCGCAAGGCCAAGCAAATGTTTCGGCAGGCCAAGCGAAGGGCGTTGGCGCGTTCGAATATATGATCGACCGCAGCCACAAGGGCAAAGCGGCGCCGACGGCGCGCTTCACCGGCCCCGACGATGCGCCGGTGACGCTGGCAGACTTTCGCGGGCGCCCGCTGCTCGTCAATCTGTGGGCGACCTGGTGCGGCCCATGCGTCGCCGAAATGCCCACGCTCGATGCCTTGGCGGCCGCGCGCGGCGAGTCGATGAATGTAATCGCGGTCGCGCAGGATTTGCAGGGCGCCGAGGTCGTCGATCCCTGGTTCCAGAAGGCGGGGCTGAAGGCGCTCCAGCCCTATCTCGACCCCGAAAACGGCCTGCTCGACGCGGTGAACAGCGCGTTGCCGACGAGCATCTATTATGACGCTGACGGGCGCGAAATCTGGCGCGTGATCGGCGCGATCGACTGGCAGGGCGAGGAGGCGAAGGCGTTGCTCGCGGAAGCACGCTAA
- a CDS encoding NAD(P)H-dependent glycerol-3-phosphate dehydrogenase, with the protein MRLNVGLLGGGSWGTTVASLVSRNAPIQLWARDAETVAGINRDHANPKYLPGIRLPAALRATGDMAEAVAGADVLVMAVPSHSFRGVLKEARDHLRPWVPVISLTKGLELSSGKRMTELIEEVLPGHPVGVLTGPNLAREIMAGQAAASVLSMEDEIVVRALQPLFHSGLFRVYTNTDLLGCELGGVLKNIIAIAVGMGDGLGAGDNTRAGLMTRGLAEITRLGVAMGGRPETFAGLTGMGDLIATCTSPLSRNRHVGVELGKGRPIDEIIAGMNMVAEGVKSAPTVMALADRYGIAMPIARDVFDVTQGRRTALDVFRGLLKSSVGDEAHPG; encoded by the coding sequence ATGCGCCTCAACGTGGGCCTGCTCGGCGGGGGCAGCTGGGGGACGACCGTGGCGTCGCTGGTGTCGCGCAACGCGCCGATCCAGCTGTGGGCGCGCGACGCCGAAACGGTCGCGGGCATCAACCGCGATCACGCGAATCCTAAATATCTGCCTGGCATCCGGCTTCCAGCGGCGCTCCGGGCGACCGGCGACATGGCAGAGGCCGTCGCGGGCGCCGACGTGCTCGTCATGGCCGTCCCCTCGCACAGCTTTCGCGGCGTGTTGAAGGAGGCCCGCGATCACCTCCGTCCGTGGGTGCCCGTCATCAGCCTGACCAAAGGGCTCGAGCTATCGTCGGGCAAGCGCATGACCGAACTCATCGAGGAGGTGCTGCCCGGCCACCCCGTCGGCGTGCTCACCGGGCCGAATCTGGCGCGCGAGATCATGGCGGGCCAGGCGGCGGCGAGCGTGTTGTCGATGGAGGATGAGATCGTCGTTCGCGCGCTCCAGCCGCTGTTTCATTCGGGCCTCTTCCGCGTCTATACCAACACCGACCTTCTGGGCTGCGAGCTCGGCGGCGTGCTCAAGAATATCATCGCGATCGCCGTCGGCATGGGCGACGGGCTGGGGGCGGGCGACAATACGCGCGCAGGGCTGATGACGCGGGGGCTGGCGGAGATCACGCGGCTCGGCGTCGCGATGGGCGGGCGGCCGGAGACTTTTGCCGGGCTCACCGGCATGGGCGACCTCATCGCCACCTGCACCAGCCCCCTGTCGCGCAACCGCCACGTCGGGGTCGAACTGGGCAAGGGGCGCCCGATCGACGAAATCATCGCGGGCATGAACATGGTGGCGGAGGGCGTCAAAAGCGCGCCCACCGTGATGGCGCTCGCCGACCGCTACGGCATCGCGATGCCGATCGCGCGCGACGTGTTCGACGTGACGCAGGGCCGCCGCACCGCGCTCGACGTCTTCCGCGGCCTCCTCAAATCGAGCGTGGGAGATGAGGCGCATCCGGGTTGA
- a CDS encoding alpha/beta fold hydrolase has translation MKILLILIFAPLIALALLYFLFPEQLVRMMRALMRRRARLVRKSITVDGRTWPYLEGGDPSKPTLVMIHGFGADKDHWTFYAPWMTRDYRLIAPDLPGFGENDRDGGLPFDVASQAARLKGFLDALGIDRPHLGGNSMGGWIALRFAIDYPDRLRTLTLMNNAGVVGANESELQKLAATRDYNPLVLANLEDADRLIAFVVRKPPFVPARLKPAIYADALRHRDLLDRIFWIIADEMEQAPLNDDLGKVQVPTLILWGRHDKLIDVSCVAVLEKGIANSRAHIFEHVAHVPMIEDPKATAEIQRAFLADHP, from the coding sequence ATGAAAATCCTCCTTATCCTCATCTTCGCGCCGCTGATCGCCCTCGCGCTGCTCTATTTCCTCTTTCCCGAACAGCTGGTGCGGATGATGCGCGCGCTGATGCGCCGCCGCGCGCGGCTGGTGCGAAAAAGCATCACCGTCGACGGCCGGACCTGGCCCTATCTGGAGGGCGGCGATCCCTCAAAACCCACCCTCGTGATGATCCACGGTTTCGGCGCCGACAAGGATCACTGGACCTTCTATGCGCCGTGGATGACGCGCGATTATCGCCTGATCGCGCCCGACCTGCCCGGCTTCGGCGAAAATGATCGCGACGGCGGGCTGCCCTTCGACGTCGCGAGCCAGGCGGCGCGGCTCAAGGGCTTTCTCGATGCGCTCGGCATCGACCGCCCGCACCTCGGCGGCAACAGCATGGGCGGCTGGATCGCGCTGCGTTTCGCCATTGACTATCCCGATCGCCTGCGAACGCTGACCCTGATGAACAATGCGGGCGTCGTCGGCGCGAACGAAAGCGAGTTGCAGAAACTCGCTGCGACACGCGACTACAACCCGCTCGTCCTCGCCAATCTGGAGGATGCCGACCGTCTGATCGCCTTTGTCGTGCGCAAGCCGCCCTTTGTGCCCGCGCGGCTGAAGCCCGCCATATATGCCGACGCGCTGCGCCACCGCGACCTGCTCGACCGGATTTTCTGGATCATTGCCGACGAAATGGAGCAGGCGCCGCTCAACGACGATCTGGGCAAGGTGCAGGTGCCGACACTGATCCTCTGGGGCCGCCATGACAAGCTGATCGACGTCAGCTGCGTCGCGGTGCTGGAAAAGGGCATCGCGAACAGCCGCGCGCACATCTTCGAGCATGTCGCGCACGTCCCGATGATCGAGGATCCCAAGGCGACGGCGGAAATCCAGCGCGCGTTCCTCGCCGACCATCCCTGA
- a CDS encoding alpha/beta hydrolase, giving the protein MTTRAVTLPTGSAGAGAKLHVTHWLPEGRPRAIVLLAHGYAEHAGRYAHVAQRLTQAGYAVYAVDHWGHGRSDGEGGYVPRFSAYLDGMAELLTLVEINHGDTPRLLLGHSMGGLIATLFLIERQQAFVAAAVSGPAILPAQPLSRFTVWISRFLSRFFPRLGVLSLDANGVSRDPAVVEAYKADPLVYGGKIGARLGKEFMDAMAAAQAGAPTIRLPLLIQHGEADRLTAPAGSRYLFDHVASADKHLEIYPGLFHEIYNEPERDAVLDDLIGWFDAHVARVQ; this is encoded by the coding sequence ATGACGACCCGTGCGGTAACCCTGCCCACCGGGTCGGCGGGCGCGGGAGCAAAGCTCCACGTCACCCACTGGCTTCCCGAAGGGCGCCCGCGGGCGATCGTGCTGCTCGCACACGGCTACGCCGAACATGCCGGGCGCTACGCCCATGTCGCACAGCGGCTGACGCAAGCGGGCTATGCGGTCTACGCCGTCGACCATTGGGGCCATGGCCGCTCGGACGGCGAGGGCGGTTATGTCCCGCGCTTCTCCGCCTATCTCGACGGCATGGCCGAACTGCTGACCTTGGTCGAGATCAATCATGGCGACACCCCGCGCCTGCTCCTCGGGCACAGCATGGGCGGGCTCATCGCGACGCTGTTCCTGATCGAGCGCCAACAGGCGTTCGTCGCCGCCGCCGTCTCCGGCCCCGCGATCCTGCCCGCGCAGCCGCTGTCGCGCTTCACCGTCTGGATCAGCCGCTTCCTGTCGCGCTTCTTTCCGCGCCTCGGCGTCCTGTCTCTCGACGCGAACGGCGTTAGCCGCGACCCCGCGGTCGTCGAGGCCTATAAGGCCGACCCGCTGGTGTATGGCGGCAAGATCGGCGCGCGATTGGGCAAGGAGTTCATGGACGCGATGGCCGCGGCGCAGGCGGGCGCACCGACGATCCGGCTGCCGCTCCTGATCCAGCACGGCGAGGCGGACCGGCTGACCGCCCCCGCGGGTTCGCGCTACCTGTTCGATCATGTCGCGTCGGCCGACAAGCACCTCGAAATCTACCCCGGGCTGTTCCACGAGATTTATAATGAGCCCGAGCGCGATGCCGTTCTGGACGACCTGATCGGCTGGTTCGATGCGCATGTGGCGCGGGTACAATAG